A DNA window from Calliphora vicina chromosome 1, idCalVici1.1, whole genome shotgun sequence contains the following coding sequences:
- the LOC135948982 gene encoding uncharacterized protein LOC135948982, with protein MAPQQNGMSADNGLPQWLDNVTLEKAIKQQIGDYKSILEIKTENGSKEGENYSSLMMRIKAEVEMEDGGTKKASFVLKAQHANEMMARILNMLRLFPKEEEIYHKIIPKFEQLYKDAGKCVQFAPKSYTFDRDIGVDYVLLEDLHVKQFKNANRLNGLDMDHVKEVLIKMAEFHAASACYVEHYGMFSEDFTVGIFSEKNKALLKEFNASGAFLSQLKKWKNCQQYYEKLADSDEFLVDRLLEDQKVNPREFNVLNHGDCWSNNIMFQYDAFGKIKDTLLVDFQVGKYGSPANDLYYFILSSASKDIKLNQFDYMIRFYYEHLVENLKLLQYHRPLPKLKNIHIALMKNGLAAYMVVSKVLPVVILEKTDQANLENYIHDESKMKTAMFSNHKYVQAMSEILPWLDNRGLLDWK; from the exons ATGGCTCCACAGCAAAACGGTATGTCAGCTGACAACGGATTACCGCAATGGTTGGACAACGTAACATTGGAGAAGGCCATTAAGCAGCAAATAGGAGACTACAAAAGTATCTTGGAAATCAAAACCGAAAATGGTTCGAAAGAAGGTGAAAACTATTCATCGCTAATGATGCGTATTAAAGCAGAAGTAGAAATGGAAG ATGGCGGTACTAAAAAGGCTTCATTTGTATTGAAGGCACAACATGCCAATGAAATGATGGCTAGAATTCTAAACATGTTACGCCTATTTCCCAAAGAAGAAGAAATCTATCATAAAATCATACCAAAATTCGAACAACTCTATAAAGATGCCGGCAAATGTGTACAATTTGCACCAAAGTCTTATACCTTTGATCGTGATATAGGAGTCGATTATGTTTTGCTAGAAGATCTTCATGTAAAGCAGTTTAAAAATGCAAATCGTTTGAATGGTTTAGATATGGATCATGTTAAAgaggttttaataaaaatggccGAATTTCATGCTGCCTCTGCTTGTTATGTAGAACACTATGGCATGTTTAGTGAAGATTTCACTGTGGgcatatttagtgaaaaaaataagGCCTTGTTGAAGGAATTTAATGCCTCGGGTGCATTTTTGAGCCAGTTAAAGAAATGGAAAAACTGTCAGCAGTACTATGAAAAACTG gCTGATAGTGATGAATTTTTGGTTGATCGCTTGCTGGAAGATCAAAAAGTAAATCCCCgagaatttaatgttttaaatcacGGTGATTGTTGGTCTAATAACATAATGTTTCAATACGATGCGTTCGGTAAAATTAAAGATACTTTGCTTGTGGACTTTCAAGTGGGCAAATATGGTTCGCCAGCCAATGATTTGTACTATTTTATCTTGTCATCGGCTAGCAAGGATATAAAACTCAATCAGTTCGATTACATGATACGTTTCTATTATGAACATTTGGTGGAGAATTTAAAGCTGCTGCAGTATCATCGTCCCCtgccaaaattgaaaaatattcatattgccTTAATGAAAAATGGTTTGGCGG CATATATGGTTGTTTCCAAAGTTTTGCCAGTTGTCATTTTGGAAAAGACCGATCAAgctaatttagaaaattatattCATGATGAATCCAAAATGAAGACAGCCATGTTTAgtaatcataaatatgttcaaGCCATGTCAGAAATATTACCATGGTTGGATAATCGCGGTTTGCTGGACtggaaataa
- the LOC135948984 gene encoding uncharacterized protein LOC135948984, translated as MMTNAINSNKELVPKWIEAKLFENILLENVENYKNIIEFNVKPAMPAGENYATYMLKVEIVVELQDSSKKSLSFMLKVSHDNEQLGEIVKGHDIFEIEKNMYDEIVPAFEKLYADVGVEVIFGAKSYNFPSKMQYILLENLCTRGFKNANRLEGLDMEHTKCVLKKLAQWHAASAVLVAGKGPCEKQITHINFQEEGDGVMKAMFMSMGKVFFNCAKNYSNYSEYADDLNSAKTTMINEFFKLSTPNPNEFNVLNHGDCWCNNVMFQYDAFGKIKETYLIDYQTPKYGSPAQDLFYFLLSSTQYDIKINQFDYLIKFYHDQLVKNLQVLKYSNRVPTLTELHTMLYKYGIWGFSTVAGVMSVTLLDPTNTANIDNFIADSDAGLALKTLMYSNERYRKHAEALLPWLKNRGALSF; from the exons atgatgacTAATGCAATAAATAGCAACAAAGAGTTGGTACCAAAATGGATTGAGGCCAAACTATTCGAAAATATCTTGCtagaaaatgttgaaaactataaaaatattatagaatttaatgttaaacCGGCTATGCCAGCAGGAGAAAATTATGCCACCTATATGCTAAAAGTTGAAATTGTAGTTGAATTGCAAG ATTCGTCCAAAAAATCTCTATCTTTTATGTTAAAAGTCAGTCATGACAATGAACAATTGGGTGAAATTGTGAAAGGTCACGACATTTTTGAAATAGAGAAGAACATGTATGATGAAATTGTACCAGCATTTGAAAAACTTTATGCCGACGTCGGGGTAGAAGTGATATTTGGTGCTAAATCTTATAATTTCCCGagtaaaatgcaatatattttattagaaaatctgTGTACACGTGGTTTTAAAAATGCCAATCGTCTGGAAGGTCTAGATATGGAACATACGAAAtgtgttttgaaaaaattagctCAATGGCATGCTGCTTCAGCAGTTCTAGTTGCTGGAAAGGGTCCttgtgaaaaacaaataacACATATCAATTTCCAGGAAGAAGGTGACGGCGTTATGAAAGCTATGTTCATGAGTATGggtaaagttttctttaattgtgCTAAGAATTATAGCAACTACAGCGAGTATGCAGATGATCTT aacTCAGCCAAGACCACTATGAtcaatgaatttttcaaattgtcaaCACCCAATCCAAATGAATTTAATGTTTTGAATCATGGTGACTGTTGGTGCAACAATGTCATGTTTCAATATGATGCCTTTGGTAAAATCAAGGAAACATACCTCATTGACTATCAAACACCCAAATACGGTTCACCGGCTCaagatttattttactttttattatcaTCCACCCAAtatgatatcaaaataaatcaatttgattatttaattaaattctatcATGATCAGCTGGTGAAAAATCTGCAAGTGTTGAAGTACAGCAATAGAGTACCCACTCTAACGGAACTACATACAATGTTGTACAAATACGGCATTTGGGGATTTTCGACGGTAGCTGGTGTTATGTCTGTCACGCTTTTAGATCCCACAAATACAGCTAATATAGATAATTTTATTGCTGATTCGGATGCTGGTTTGGCATTGAAGACCTTGATGTATTCAAATGAACGTTATCGTAAACATGCTGAAGCTCTATTGCCTTGGTTAAAAAATCGTGGTGCTTTGTCGTTCTGA